In Ovis canadensis isolate MfBH-ARS-UI-01 breed Bighorn chromosome 3, ARS-UI_OviCan_v2, whole genome shotgun sequence, one DNA window encodes the following:
- the LOC138437836 gene encoding LOW QUALITY PROTEIN: killer cell lectin-like receptor subfamily B member 1 (The sequence of the model RefSeq protein was modified relative to this genomic sequence to represent the inferred CDS: inserted 1 base in 1 codon), with protein sequence MESQVVYADLNLPRDSGIGKSSPPSRLQNLRQGPRWHNFSLKFGCAVIILLALTVTGLSVSVILIRQNTSIEKTSMDAQENGKEATERPVLLRCPMHWQQIRDKCLYFTETSKPWNESLADCYTRESSLLLIQDHEELRLLQNLIKKRGILLWIGLNFTLSEKNWKWINGSILNSNILHISGDVKEAHCVCISRTQLISERCAAENRWICQKEXKPVRSKVICSSN encoded by the exons ATGGAGAGTCAGGTGGTATATGCTGATTTAAACTTACCCAGGGATTCTGGCATTGGAAAGTCATCACCTCCATCTCGTCTTCAGA ATCTTCGTCAGGGTCCACGTTGGCACAACTTTTCCCTGAAATTTGGTTGTGCTGTGATTATACTTCTTGCCTTGACTGTGACTGGGTTGAGTGTTTCAG TGATACTCATAAGACAAAATACATCAATAGAAAAAACCAGCATGGATGCTCAAGAGAACGGGAAGGAAGCAACAG AGAGACCAGTTCTGTTAAGGTGTCCAATGCACTGGCAACAAATCCGAGATAAATGCTTATATTTTACTGAAACTTCCAAACCTTGGAATGAGAGTCTAGCTGACTGTTACACAAGAGAATCCAGTCTACTGCTTATTCAAGATCATGAAGAATTg AGACTTTTACAAAACCTGATAAAGAAAAGAGGAATTCTGCTTTGGATTGGATTAAACTTTACATTATCAGAGAAGAACTGGAAGTGGATAAATGGATCCATTTTAAATTCTAATAT ATTACACATTTCTGGTGATGTTAAAGAAGCCCACTGTGTTTGCATATCAAGAACACAACTTATTTCTGAACGCTGTGCTGCAGAAAATAGATGGATCTGCCAAAAAG CTAAACCTGTCAGAAGTAAAGTCATATGTTCCTCCAATTGA
- the LOC138436421 gene encoding C-type lectin domain family 2 member D11-like produces the protein MALGGDAASPCLATSGPEQSHSEKETATERRRERRNCLLGLNSPGEKASVSLLSSRFWAVLISPGHGPFVREFGNRGGKDLRKKCPAIGSPVTPAKLCCCILIIFILVALNVVTLSTLVAVRSRATDLQVLLAACPEGWIGFGSKCFYFSEDSENWTFSQTSCTSVGAVLAQFETEEELNFLQRYKGPFDHWIGLIGEPSHHAWKWTDNSKLDASFVVRGNGEYAFLNNFGITASINRAIQRRWICSKTNS, from the exons ATGGCCTTAGGTGGAG ACGCCGCATCCCCCTGTTTGGCCACCTCTGGTCCAGAGCAAAGCCATAGTGAAAAAGAAACCGCTACcgagaggagaagagaaagaagaaactgcCTTCTTGGTCTCAA CTCTCCAGGGGAAAAagcttcagtttctcttctctcTAGTCGCTTTTGGGCTGTGCTCATCTCTCCTGGACATGGACCTTTCGTGAGAGAGTTTGGCAATAGGGGAG GTAAAGATCTCCGAAAGAAATGCCCAGCAATTGGCTCTCCTGTTACACCTGCCAAGCTTTGCTGCTGCATCCTGATTATCTTTATCCTTGTGGCTCTAAATGTGGTGACACTTTCCACTCTTGTGGCAG TGAGAAGCAGAGCAACAGACTTACAAGTTCTGCTTGCCGCCTGCCCAGAAGGGTGGATTGGATTTGGGagtaagtgtttttatttttctgaagactCAGAAAATTGGACATTCAGTCAGACATCCTGTACTTCAGTGGGAGCTGTTCTTGCTCAGTTTGAAACGGAGGAGGAGTTG AACTTCCTGCAAAGATACAAAGGCCCTTTTGACCATTGGATTGGCCTTATCGGAGAACCATCACATCATGCTTGGAAGTGGACAGACAACTCTAAACTTGATGCCTC GTTTGTCGTCAGAGGAAATGGGGAATATGCCTTCCTGAATAACTTTGGAATTACTGCTAGTATCAACAGAGCTATACAGAGAAGATGGATTTGCAGCAAGACAAACA gctga